The Gopherus evgoodei ecotype Sinaloan lineage chromosome 8, rGopEvg1_v1.p, whole genome shotgun sequence genome includes a region encoding these proteins:
- the MAGOH gene encoding protein mago nashi homolog, whose translation MGSDFYLRYYVGHKGKFGHEFLEFEFRPDGKLRYANNSNYKNDVMIRKEAYVHKSVMEELKRIIDDSEITKEDDALWPPPDRVGRQELEIVIGDEHISFTTSKIGSLIDVNQSKDPEGLRVFYYLVQDLKCLVFSLIGLHFKIKPI comes from the exons ATGGGGAGCGATTTCTATCTGCGCTATTATGTGGGGCACAAGGGGAAATTCGGCCACGAGTTCCTGGAGTTCGAGTTCCGGCCGGACG GAAAACTGAGATATGCCAACAACAGCAATTACAAAAATGATGTAATGATCAGAAAAGAG GCCTATGTACACAAGAGTGTGATGGAGGAACTGAAGAGAATAATTGATGACAGTGAAATCACAAAAGAAGACGATGCCTTATGGCCTCCACCTGACAGAGTTGGTCGGCAG gAGCTTGAAATTGTAATTGGTGATGAACACATCTCTTTTACTACATCAAAAATCGGATCACTTATTGATGTAAATCAATCCAA GGATCCGGAAGGGTTGCGAGTGTTTTACTATCTGGTGCAGGACCTTAAGTGTCTAGTCTTCAGTCTCATTGGATTACATTTCAAGATTAAGCCAATTTAA